One Pseudoalteromonas sp. NC201 DNA segment encodes these proteins:
- a CDS encoding ABC transporter permease, with translation MKYLDLFTDAIVQLKQHKLRTLLTLLGMIFGVGAVIAMLNIGEGAEREALKMIDSMGINNVIVSAKDIEENDLKEQRKHSQGLNLLDGQVIVDALPFVSDFSAERLVDTYQIFSEFGSFEGEAAGVTANYFSLAHYELATGRLLNTEDSKEYRQVALLGANTAKTLFPLGSAVGQQVKINHLWLEVVGILQAPHLNKKEFQGVALGGEQSRIFVPLTTAIHRFNKGLLEPEVTELKLAIDKSQSPILASQAITNILTNRHSDIDDYRLTIPAALLAQQKQTQAIFNMVMSCVAGISLLVGGIGIMNIMLATVLERTKEIGLLRAIGATRKNIQVQFITESFTISILGGLLGVVFGILLSEIIAFYSNWAVSWSLSAIILSFSICALVGLTFGVYPAIKASKLDPIEALQSD, from the coding sequence ATGAAATATTTGGATTTATTTACCGACGCTATTGTGCAATTAAAGCAGCATAAGCTCAGAACCCTATTGACCTTGCTCGGCATGATTTTTGGTGTGGGTGCCGTTATTGCTATGTTAAACATCGGTGAAGGTGCTGAACGAGAAGCGCTTAAAATGATCGATTCTATGGGGATCAATAATGTTATTGTCAGCGCTAAAGACATTGAAGAGAATGACCTAAAAGAACAACGAAAACACTCGCAAGGTCTTAATCTATTAGACGGCCAAGTGATTGTCGACGCCCTGCCCTTTGTTAGTGACTTTTCGGCTGAGCGACTGGTGGATACCTACCAAATATTTAGCGAATTCGGCAGCTTTGAAGGAGAAGCCGCGGGCGTCACAGCAAACTATTTTAGCCTTGCACATTATGAACTCGCGACGGGTCGCCTGCTAAATACTGAAGATAGTAAGGAATATAGGCAGGTTGCATTACTCGGCGCAAATACCGCAAAAACTCTGTTTCCCCTCGGGAGTGCTGTTGGTCAACAAGTAAAAATTAACCATTTATGGCTTGAGGTTGTTGGCATTTTGCAAGCACCGCACCTGAACAAAAAGGAGTTTCAAGGCGTTGCCCTAGGTGGTGAACAAAGCCGTATTTTTGTTCCGCTAACGACCGCCATTCATCGCTTTAATAAAGGATTACTTGAACCAGAGGTTACCGAACTAAAACTCGCTATCGACAAATCTCAGAGTCCAATTTTGGCATCTCAAGCTATCACCAACATATTAACCAATCGCCATAGCGATATTGATGACTATAGGCTAACCATTCCCGCAGCTTTGCTTGCTCAGCAAAAACAAACACAGGCTATTTTTAATATGGTGATGTCTTGCGTTGCGGGTATATCACTCCTTGTTGGTGGTATTGGTATTATGAATATCATGCTCGCAACCGTACTTGAACGAACCAAAGAAATTGGCTTATTACGCGCAATCGGTGCGACTCGGAAAAATATTCAAGTTCAGTTTATTACAGAGAGTTTTACCATCTCGATACTCGGAGGGCTATTAGGCGTGGTGTTTGGTATTTTACTTTCAGAGATAATTGCATTTTATTCAAACTGGGCGGTTTCTTGGTCTCTGAGTGCTATTATTCTTTCTTTTAGTATTTGTGCCTTAGTTGGCTTAACATTTGGTGTATATCCTGCAATCAAGGCTTCAAAGCTAGACCCGATCGAAGCCTTACAAAGTGATTAA
- a CDS encoding efflux RND transporter periplasmic adaptor subunit has protein sequence MKKTLLAVIVPLWLLGCQEAPEQPAQLLYTVESKPFSITVDAEGELEAASETVISAPTSARGAQTLAWIMPEYTQVKKGDVIARFDGSQLERRKRFSEFDKGKVAQDITVTDSDLTTRKSHLDSDKVIVSEEKHFAETFSVDDERIRSKLDILDQMQNVEYLNAKEAYFGWQTEQFSSSALGEMELLKLQSKQHESKIAMYNANLEGLEVIAPHDGLLTLSADWRGEKPKSGQALWPGQKIGGLPDISSLQAKLFVHEKEALGLAIGQKVAFTLLSNSDERFDGKITKVSPYPQSIRRGDPQKYYEIIASLDETPAHIKPGNKVLATVFVQENKQALLVPKHSVINDNNAFFVQVKDGSQFKRVKVELGQSNLSHTEVLAGLSPKQQIALVANKEL, from the coding sequence ATGAAAAAAACATTACTCGCAGTCATTGTCCCACTATGGTTACTTGGCTGCCAAGAAGCACCTGAGCAGCCAGCGCAACTACTATATACCGTAGAGTCGAAGCCATTTTCGATTACTGTGGATGCAGAAGGCGAATTGGAAGCCGCAAGTGAAACCGTCATATCCGCCCCAACCTCAGCAAGAGGGGCTCAGACGCTCGCATGGATCATGCCAGAGTACACTCAGGTGAAAAAAGGCGATGTTATCGCACGATTCGATGGCAGCCAATTAGAAAGACGAAAACGCTTTAGTGAGTTCGACAAAGGCAAAGTCGCGCAAGATATTACGGTCACCGATAGTGATTTAACCACGAGAAAGTCCCATTTGGATAGCGACAAGGTTATCGTTAGTGAAGAGAAACACTTTGCCGAAACCTTTTCAGTTGACGATGAACGGATCCGCTCAAAGCTCGACATTTTAGATCAAATGCAAAATGTTGAGTATCTCAATGCAAAAGAGGCTTATTTTGGCTGGCAGACAGAGCAGTTTTCATCTTCAGCTCTTGGAGAAATGGAACTGTTAAAATTGCAGTCAAAGCAGCATGAAAGCAAAATTGCGATGTACAACGCAAACTTAGAAGGTCTTGAGGTCATCGCGCCACATGATGGCTTACTTACCCTCAGTGCCGATTGGCGTGGAGAGAAGCCCAAATCAGGTCAAGCACTATGGCCTGGGCAAAAGATCGGGGGGTTACCAGATATTTCATCCCTGCAAGCTAAGCTTTTCGTTCATGAAAAAGAAGCGCTTGGCCTTGCGATTGGCCAAAAGGTTGCGTTTACCCTGCTCTCCAATAGCGATGAGCGCTTTGATGGTAAAATCACAAAAGTATCACCTTACCCACAATCTATTCGTCGTGGAGATCCACAAAAATACTATGAGATCATTGCGAGCCTTGATGAGACTCCAGCCCACATCAAGCCGGGCAATAAAGTACTCGCTACGGTATTTGTCCAAGAAAATAAACAAGCGTTACTCGTGCCTAAACATAGCGTGATCAATGATAACAACGCATTTTTTGTTCAAGTTAAAGACGGCAGCCAGTTTAAACGCGTAAAAGTGGAATTAGGCCAAAGCAACCTAAGCCATACTGAAGTATTGGCAGGGTTATCTCCCAAACAACAAATTGCACTCGTCGCGAATAAGGAACTGTAA
- a CDS encoding efflux RND transporter periplasmic adaptor subunit: protein MKVNLLAIIIPLYLLGCSQAPSDIHIVKAQPITITVEANGELESKSRALIAPPSIKRMWQYKIKQLMPENTTVQKGQTVVSFDDQTVRDRLMEYNSKLSQAQKELENKQAQVEKQEEEYKLALAEAQMNFDKAKRRAEIIDNSRSDNDRKKAQIDFTIATNDLELARGKLAFHLNNKELSIQMARSKVARMDAEVKELKRDIERLQVKAPMDGLVAYRANREGEKPSVGESIQFGQPVVELSVIEQMQVKAQIKEADFGRIKLGQAVKVTIDSADGYVIGGTLIEIGKAFREKSYQDKSRIVDAIIELDKVDPEKLRPGLSARIEIVTAQLDNALTVPLNALKQSAGKVHVSTNSGEKEVTVSYTTPTLAVISSGISQGAEVKL, encoded by the coding sequence ATGAAAGTTAATTTGCTGGCAATAATTATTCCACTCTATTTACTTGGCTGCAGTCAGGCCCCCAGCGATATACATATCGTTAAGGCACAGCCAATCACTATCACTGTAGAAGCAAATGGTGAATTAGAATCAAAAAGCCGAGCGTTGATAGCCCCTCCTTCAATCAAGCGTATGTGGCAGTACAAGATAAAGCAGTTAATGCCAGAGAATACCACGGTTCAAAAAGGCCAAACCGTTGTTTCTTTTGACGATCAAACCGTTAGAGATCGCTTGATGGAATATAATTCGAAGCTAAGTCAAGCGCAAAAAGAGCTAGAAAATAAACAAGCTCAAGTCGAGAAGCAAGAAGAAGAATACAAACTCGCACTCGCTGAAGCGCAAATGAACTTCGATAAGGCAAAACGCCGCGCAGAGATCATAGATAACTCACGCTCAGACAACGACCGAAAAAAGGCGCAAATCGATTTCACCATTGCAACCAATGATTTAGAACTTGCCCGCGGCAAACTCGCTTTTCATCTAAACAACAAAGAACTGAGTATCCAAATGGCAAGAAGCAAGGTTGCACGAATGGATGCTGAAGTAAAAGAACTAAAACGTGACATAGAGCGTTTACAAGTAAAAGCGCCAATGGATGGGTTAGTTGCATATCGCGCAAACAGGGAAGGAGAAAAACCCAGTGTGGGTGAGTCCATACAGTTTGGTCAACCAGTTGTTGAGCTATCGGTTATTGAACAAATGCAGGTAAAAGCACAAATTAAAGAAGCCGATTTTGGACGGATAAAATTGGGGCAAGCAGTAAAAGTTACCATAGACAGTGCCGACGGCTATGTTATCGGTGGGACACTCATTGAAATAGGAAAGGCCTTTAGGGAAAAGTCGTATCAAGATAAAAGCCGCATTGTTGATGCTATTATAGAGCTGGACAAAGTCGATCCCGAAAAGCTGCGGCCAGGCTTGAGTGCTCGTATAGAGATAGTGACAGCACAACTCGATAACGCCTTGACCGTGCCATTAAACGCGTTAAAACAAAGCGCGGGTAAAGTACATGTAAGCACAAATAGCGGAGAGAAAGAGGTCACTGTCTCTTATACCACACCGACGCTTGCCGTGATTTCTTCTGGTATTAGTCAAGGCGCGGAGGTAAAGCTATGA
- a CDS encoding HlyD family secretion protein, whose product MHNYIISIALLTSLPAFAKPIIVSGLIKAGETQVFHAPMSDSWKTQIQWMLPEGEVANEGDIVVVYDSGSIATSIDQDKVALDAAKDEYKRIEQDGAQKILEAQFQLKKTILLVERAKIDASVPKANISTYDYEQHQLTLEKAIIENHKAEISLSKAETEAKANTRKQQLEIRRLEASLTHNQEQLEKMSLTANNSGPILYADNPWHGNKLFAGATVQTGWKVAEIPSTAGLYLEAWIHEVDALGIKEGQTADLKFDAFRSSPTLGTLTELSTQPEKRQDWGQGMYFRAKFTFNTDLPLLPGMSGSITLPGEKNES is encoded by the coding sequence ATGCACAACTACATTATAAGCATCGCCCTGCTCACCTCTTTGCCGGCTTTTGCCAAACCAATCATCGTCTCAGGCCTTATTAAAGCAGGTGAAACTCAGGTCTTTCACGCACCGATGAGCGACTCTTGGAAAACGCAAATTCAGTGGATGCTGCCCGAAGGGGAAGTTGCCAACGAGGGGGATATTGTTGTCGTCTACGATTCTGGCTCTATCGCGACCTCAATCGACCAAGATAAAGTGGCGCTTGATGCTGCAAAAGATGAGTACAAACGAATTGAGCAAGACGGCGCCCAAAAGATACTCGAAGCTCAGTTTCAGTTGAAAAAAACCATTTTGCTCGTCGAAAGAGCCAAGATAGATGCTAGCGTGCCAAAAGCCAATATCAGCACCTACGACTACGAGCAACACCAGCTGACGTTAGAAAAAGCGATTATCGAAAATCATAAAGCCGAAATCAGCTTAAGCAAGGCAGAAACTGAAGCAAAGGCAAATACTCGGAAACAGCAGCTAGAGATAAGGCGGTTAGAAGCGAGCCTTACGCACAACCAAGAACAACTGGAAAAAATGAGTCTAACGGCCAATAATAGCGGGCCCATTTTGTATGCGGACAATCCTTGGCACGGCAACAAGTTGTTTGCTGGCGCAACTGTACAAACAGGTTGGAAAGTAGCAGAAATACCTTCTACAGCAGGTCTGTATTTAGAAGCCTGGATCCATGAAGTAGATGCTCTTGGTATTAAGGAAGGTCAAACCGCCGATTTAAAATTTGACGCCTTTCGCTCATCACCAACGCTAGGTACGCTCACTGAGCTATCAACACAACCTGAAAAGCGCCAAGACTGGGGCCAAGGCATGTATTTTCGGGCTAAATTCACATTCAACACCGATTTGCCACTGCTGCCAGGCATGAGCGGAAGCATAACTTTGCCAGGAGAGAAAAATGAAAGTTAA
- a CDS encoding ABC transporter ATP-binding protein, whose product MIRVENLSRVYGSGETQVHALKSVSLEVMEGEFVAVMGSSGSGKSTLMNILGCLDSPTSGSYYLANQEIQAVEDEALSQIRNQKIGFIFQTFHLLTRLTALENVILPLRYTETSPSEAKSRGLAMLKKVGLDSRAHHKPFEMSGGQRQRVAIARALINEPKVIFADEPTGNLDSKTSHEIMELLCQLHQQGHTIVMVTHEDDIAAYAERIIKMKDGEKVEDSQCTTTL is encoded by the coding sequence ATGATTCGGGTCGAAAACTTAAGCCGAGTATACGGAAGCGGAGAGACACAAGTGCATGCACTAAAATCAGTTTCTCTAGAAGTAATGGAAGGTGAATTTGTCGCAGTGATGGGGTCTTCTGGCTCTGGGAAGTCTACTTTAATGAATATACTTGGCTGCTTGGACTCTCCGACCTCCGGCTCTTACTATCTTGCTAATCAAGAAATTCAGGCCGTGGAAGATGAAGCCTTATCACAAATTAGAAATCAAAAAATTGGCTTTATCTTTCAAACATTCCATCTACTTACTCGCCTAACCGCACTGGAAAATGTCATCTTACCGCTAAGGTACACCGAGACTTCCCCATCAGAGGCAAAAAGTCGTGGACTTGCCATGCTAAAAAAAGTAGGTCTTGATAGCAGAGCACATCATAAACCCTTCGAAATGTCTGGCGGACAACGCCAACGTGTTGCCATTGCACGGGCACTCATTAATGAGCCAAAAGTCATTTTTGCCGATGAACCAACTGGTAACTTAGATAGTAAAACCTCACATGAAATCATGGAGTTACTATGCCAGCTACACCAGCAAGGCCATACCATTGTGATGGTAACACACGAGGACGATATTGCAGCATATGCCGAGCGTATCATCAAAATGAAAGATGGCGAAAAAGTCGAGGATAGCCAATGCACAACTACATTATAA
- a CDS encoding NfeD family protein: MAFLLEHLAQTLVVLGIACLIVEVAVLGFATFVLFFLGLSLVISGGLMYAGMLDQTWLTALWFNALVTTLLAVFLWKPLRRMQDVTDDKEVTSDFAELSFTLEKDLNPDSRIFHTYSGIAWQLKSKQPITAGTQVKVVKKEVGAFWVEPN, translated from the coding sequence ATGGCCTTTTTACTTGAGCACTTAGCACAAACCTTAGTAGTACTAGGAATTGCTTGCCTAATTGTTGAGGTTGCTGTGCTTGGTTTTGCGACCTTTGTATTGTTCTTTTTAGGTCTATCGTTGGTGATAAGCGGCGGCCTAATGTACGCAGGTATGCTTGACCAAACTTGGCTAACTGCACTTTGGTTTAATGCGCTAGTCACGACATTACTGGCGGTGTTTTTATGGAAACCACTAAGACGTATGCAAGATGTCACTGACGACAAAGAAGTAACGAGTGATTTTGCTGAGCTTAGCTTTACGCTAGAAAAGGACTTAAATCCAGATAGTCGTATTTTTCATACTTATTCTGGTATTGCATGGCAACTAAAAAGTAAACAACCTATTACTGCAGGAACACAAGTCAAAGTGGTTAAAAAAGAGGTTGGAGCGTTTTGGGTAGAGCCAAATTAA
- a CDS encoding SPFH domain-containing protein: MDPVTLIFDYLFTIQAFLLIFVIVVLKGSIKFVPQNRAWIIERFGKYQSTKEAGLNFILPFIDRVAADRSLKEQAVDVPSQSAITKDNISLIVDGVLYFRVLDPYKATYGVDDYIFAVTQLAQTTMRSELGKMELDKTFEERDLLNTNIVAAINSASDPWGIQVLRYEIKDIVPPNSVMEAMEAQMKAERVKRAQILESEGDRQAAINVAEGKKQAQVLAAEAEKAEQILSAEGEAKAIIAVADAQAEALRKVGEAANTEEGQKAIQLDLATKAIAAKEAIAKESSVVLLPESGTDASSLVAQGMSIINTLNKKQG; encoded by the coding sequence ATGGATCCAGTCACACTTATTTTTGATTACCTTTTTACCATTCAAGCGTTTTTATTGATTTTCGTTATCGTGGTACTAAAAGGTAGTATCAAATTTGTCCCGCAGAACCGTGCGTGGATTATTGAACGTTTCGGCAAGTATCAATCCACTAAAGAAGCCGGCCTTAACTTTATTCTGCCATTTATCGATCGTGTAGCCGCCGATAGAAGCTTAAAAGAGCAAGCAGTTGATGTACCGTCTCAATCAGCCATAACCAAAGACAATATTTCATTGATTGTCGATGGTGTACTCTATTTTAGGGTTTTAGATCCGTATAAAGCGACTTACGGTGTTGACGATTATATCTTCGCGGTAACTCAGCTTGCGCAAACCACCATGCGTAGTGAATTGGGCAAAATGGAGTTGGATAAAACCTTTGAAGAACGAGATTTGCTTAACACCAACATCGTCGCCGCCATCAACTCAGCTTCTGATCCGTGGGGCATTCAAGTACTGCGCTACGAGATTAAAGATATTGTGCCACCAAACTCTGTAATGGAAGCAATGGAAGCACAAATGAAGGCTGAGCGTGTGAAACGTGCTCAAATATTAGAATCTGAGGGTGACCGTCAAGCTGCAATCAATGTCGCAGAAGGTAAGAAGCAAGCACAAGTACTTGCAGCTGAAGCCGAAAAAGCAGAGCAGATCTTAAGCGCCGAAGGTGAAGCAAAGGCGATCATTGCCGTTGCAGACGCACAAGCTGAAGCCCTGCGTAAAGTCGGTGAAGCCGCAAATACCGAAGAAGGTCAAAAGGCCATACAGCTTGACTTGGCAACAAAAGCCATTGCAGCAAAAGAAGCAATAGCCAAAGAATCTTCTGTGGTATTGCTGCCAGAAAGTGGCACTGATGCAAGCTCGCTTGTCGCACAAGGCATGTCTATTATTAACACATTGAATAAAAAGCAAGGGTAA
- a CDS encoding collagenase — protein MKKIYLRRARCYALLLLLTAGPASAAQLTDTCKSSAPFTGREIENKQPICLPSGARTYLSIPGANSLAITTGHGSGNLNLYSKNGGWPKLDGSDPNSKRNGNSECIVLKNLNQYWTYITLDGASQGASLVVDLGATSCRNLGSTPPPGNNDGYPLNYANIKVFRFQFSDAQLNWNSMQRDLADAAAYYTDQSYGKFNLTYDTSVPIINIARPKSDFDNDFHGWTAEWKKHVKANGVDPENPGTGNVVMMVAPQVGNFNSSAAPPSISLYHHKSGVVAHELGHALGLRHAKALEAGPGRVIGDHDYAKESLNYGNVYSMMGMGAHSLEEYNLLYKKYFGWVSGSEVPLITSSGTYRIYAFDHGRNDQGYIGLKLKSGNGLYTYWLEYRTTNARYPNTKNGILINLEGYFENEQDPRFWKTTSYLLDMTPGSKTPGWWGDDQTDSELTIGNSYTDHWGGFKITPTSKGGAENSATAWIEIKVELL, from the coding sequence GTGAAAAAGATATATTTGAGAAGAGCGCGCTGTTATGCGCTTCTATTACTATTAACGGCAGGTCCGGCAAGTGCAGCTCAACTCACTGACACCTGTAAATCCTCAGCCCCATTTACTGGAAGAGAAATTGAAAATAAGCAACCTATTTGCCTTCCGAGTGGTGCTCGAACTTACTTAAGTATTCCAGGTGCAAATAGTTTGGCAATTACCACTGGACATGGCTCAGGAAATCTTAATTTATATTCAAAAAATGGGGGGTGGCCAAAACTGGACGGTAGCGATCCAAATTCAAAAAGAAACGGTAATAGCGAATGTATCGTGCTTAAGAACTTAAACCAATATTGGACTTACATTACGTTAGATGGGGCCAGTCAAGGGGCCTCATTAGTCGTTGATTTAGGTGCAACCTCATGCCGTAACTTAGGTTCTACTCCACCACCTGGAAATAATGATGGTTATCCTTTAAATTATGCCAACATCAAGGTTTTTAGATTTCAATTTAGCGATGCGCAACTTAACTGGAATTCAATGCAGCGTGATTTAGCTGATGCTGCAGCATATTACACGGACCAATCTTACGGTAAATTTAACCTCACATATGATACATCGGTGCCAATAATTAATATTGCTCGACCCAAAAGTGACTTTGACAATGACTTTCACGGTTGGACAGCTGAATGGAAGAAGCATGTTAAAGCCAACGGCGTTGACCCCGAAAACCCTGGAACTGGTAATGTGGTAATGATGGTTGCCCCTCAAGTTGGTAACTTCAATTCCAGCGCTGCTCCTCCTTCAATCAGTTTATATCACCACAAATCAGGCGTGGTGGCACATGAGTTAGGACATGCACTAGGGCTACGTCATGCTAAAGCGCTAGAAGCTGGCCCTGGTAGAGTAATTGGCGATCATGATTATGCAAAGGAAAGCTTAAACTATGGTAACGTATATAGCATGATGGGAATGGGCGCTCATTCTTTAGAAGAATATAACTTACTGTACAAAAAGTATTTCGGTTGGGTAAGCGGATCAGAAGTCCCACTCATTACCTCATCGGGAACATATCGCATTTATGCATTTGACCACGGGCGCAATGATCAAGGATATATCGGATTAAAGCTAAAATCGGGTAACGGCTTATATACGTATTGGTTAGAGTACAGAACTACAAATGCGCGATATCCAAATACCAAAAACGGCATACTCATCAATTTAGAGGGCTACTTCGAAAATGAGCAAGACCCACGCTTTTGGAAAACGACCTCTTACCTCTTAGATATGACCCCAGGGTCAAAAACACCAGGCTGGTGGGGTGACGACCAAACCGATTCGGAGCTAACAATCGGAAATTCATATACCGATCACTGGGGAGGATTCAAAATCACCCCGACATCAAAGGGCGGAGCAGAAAATAGCGCTACCGCATGGATAGAAATAAAAGTAGAACTACTTTAA
- a CDS encoding alanine racemase — MFTSLGSLQTPCLVVDKIAFLHNLSRMEKHLDAFNVALRPHLKTVKSTAAANYILADKQAGCTVSTLKEAETFAAEGYTNITYAVGITEDKLQRVLVLINQGVNLTILLDSMEQAMFVSQFCAENGCKISCLIEIDCDGHRAGLSPKNKEIVTIATILESGGLYQGLLTHAGGSYACNTLEQLIQFAEKERSAVVAAASMLEEAQIATTVLSIGSTPTALSTQNLDGITEVRAGVYTFFDLVMAGIGICDIEDIALSVLTRVTGIKRSENKLFIDAGWMALSRDRGTASQAFDCGYGLVCDQAGNLLPGLKVTSANQEHGVIECEPGFTLPDVKHGDLLRILPNHACATAAQHSGYHVLSHDDIEFWPRFGGW; from the coding sequence ATGTTTACATCATTAGGATCTTTACAAACACCATGTTTAGTTGTTGATAAAATTGCTTTTTTACATAACCTTTCGCGCATGGAAAAGCATCTTGATGCTTTTAATGTGGCTCTTCGCCCACATTTGAAAACGGTAAAATCTACTGCAGCCGCAAACTATATTTTGGCCGACAAGCAAGCGGGATGTACGGTTTCCACCCTAAAAGAAGCAGAAACGTTTGCAGCGGAAGGTTACACCAATATCACTTATGCGGTGGGGATAACAGAGGATAAGTTACAACGCGTTCTTGTCCTTATCAATCAAGGTGTCAATTTAACCATACTACTAGACAGCATGGAACAAGCTATGTTTGTCTCTCAATTTTGCGCGGAAAATGGCTGTAAAATTAGTTGTCTGATAGAAATCGACTGTGACGGACATCGGGCAGGACTTAGTCCTAAAAACAAAGAGATCGTGACAATCGCAACCATACTGGAAAGCGGTGGTTTATATCAGGGCTTGCTTACACATGCAGGCGGCTCATACGCCTGTAACACCCTAGAGCAGCTAATACAGTTTGCAGAGAAAGAGCGCTCAGCGGTTGTGGCTGCCGCCTCGATGTTAGAAGAAGCCCAAATTGCCACAACAGTGCTGAGTATTGGCTCTACACCAACAGCGCTGTCAACGCAAAACCTAGATGGGATCACTGAAGTGCGAGCTGGGGTCTACACATTCTTCGACCTTGTTATGGCTGGTATCGGCATATGTGATATCGAAGATATTGCACTAAGCGTGCTAACACGTGTCACTGGTATCAAGCGTAGTGAAAATAAACTCTTTATAGATGCAGGTTGGATGGCGCTTTCAAGAGACAGGGGTACCGCGAGTCAAGCGTTTGATTGCGGCTATGGCCTCGTCTGTGACCAAGCGGGTAATTTGCTGCCTGGGCTCAAAGTAACCTCAGCAAATCAAGAACATGGCGTTATTGAATGTGAACCCGGCTTCACCTTACCAGACGTGAAACATGGTGACCTACTACGTATTTTACCAAATCATGCATGTGCAACAGCTGCTCAGCACTCGGGCTATCATGTGTTAAGTCATGATGACATCGAGTTTTGGCCAAGATTTGGGGGGTGGTGA
- the nudB gene encoding dihydroneopterin triphosphate diphosphatase — protein MSALRKPISVLVVIYNEHNEFLLLQRADDKHFWQSVTGGVDPGETPMATAYRELKEETSIDAAALGITIHSHNKTNQYTIRPQWRHRYEPGVTMNTEHVFSVQVPSGISVVLAEDEHTDFIWLNKTHACERVWSPSNRQAIELIGV, from the coding sequence ATGTCGGCACTACGTAAACCCATTTCGGTGTTAGTCGTAATATACAACGAGCATAATGAGTTTTTGCTATTACAAAGGGCAGACGACAAACACTTTTGGCAATCGGTAACTGGGGGAGTTGATCCCGGTGAAACTCCAATGGCTACCGCTTATAGAGAGTTAAAAGAAGAAACCAGCATTGACGCCGCGGCGCTTGGGATCACCATCCACTCGCATAATAAAACGAATCAATACACGATAAGACCACAGTGGCGCCATCGCTATGAGCCGGGTGTTACCATGAACACTGAGCATGTTTTTAGTGTCCAAGTACCGTCAGGGATCAGCGTGGTACTTGCTGAAGATGAACACACGGACTTTATCTGGCTAAACAAAACACACGCTTGTGAACGCGTCTGGTCCCCAAGCAATCGACAGGCAATAGAACTTATAGGAGTATGA